The Glycine max cultivar Williams 82 chromosome 17, Glycine_max_v4.0, whole genome shotgun sequence genome contains the following window.
GATCCATCTCTTTGACTTTTGTATCAAAGACAGATTCAGGAGGAACACTTGAAACCGGAACAGACAATATATCCCGAGCCATCTTGGAAAGAGTAGGGTACTTGAGTTTGTTTAGCTTCCACCAACCCAATACATCAAAGTCCGGAACACGTGGCAACAGTGATTCTTCCAGATACTGGTCCAGTTCAGACTTCATTTGATGGCTGGATGTTTCCATGATGTAGACATCAAAATCTGTTAGTCCATTATCTGGCATCAGAGTTCCTCCTGGAGATTCCCCAGCCCTCGGGTGACTTCCAGCATTTCCTTCTTCTGCATAAGCCGGGGTTAGTGGCAGGGGAAGGGCTACATACTCGTGAAACAGCTCATGAATTCCATCATCAACAATCTTAACATATTCATGGGCATCCTCGCCATAGATTTTAGTGAAACTAAACTCAACAAGCTTCATCTTGAAACGAGGATCCATAACTACTGCAATAGCCAAAACCAAACTGCAATCTTTCCAGTActtatcaatcttttgttgCATGGGTTTAGTAAGGTTGCTGATGAAAGGATCCTCACTCACAACAGCACGAGACAGATCCAACTGCAATTTCCAAACTTCATGGAAGAAGGTAATAACAGTGGGATGAGTTGCTGTGGTAAGAATGTTTGCTGCATCAAAAAGGGGCTTCAAGTATGTGCAGAGGGTCTCAACCAGCTTCCAATCCTGCATAGATGGGGCACCCTTGTAATCAGGATCAGAAGTGTCCAAACAAGAAAACACTTCCTGTAGTTCAGAAGCTGCCACCAGCATCTGATATGTTGTATTCCACTTGGTTTGGTCGTCAATAAAAAGGTTCCTTTCACTAGGGACCTGAAGTTGCTGCTTGAGATCCAGGAATTTTTCCTCATGTGACTCTGAAGTCTTCACATATTTTACACTATCCCGGATTTTTTTTACTGTGAGATGCACCGAGCTCAACAAATCATTTGCAACACTGCTTAAGGTTTGCGCAATGCAATTTCCAATTAGCAACTGACCATTGAGGATAAGTGGATTCTTCACAAAGAGTAATGGTCTGAGATTCCCAAGGGCAACTTCACTCAGTGACGGACCACAAGTGATAGAAAACAGCTTGCCCTCAAAATTCCAATCAGAAATGCAAACAGCTACAGCATGGCTGAGAGCGGAGTCAGAATTAGGGTATGGCTCCATCACAACATTGAGAATTCTCCTCTGCAACTTCCAATCACTATCGACAAAATGTCCAGTAATAAACACATAACCCACAGATTGGCTTGAGGTCCAAACATCCAGTGTGAGACACACACGTCCAGGTAATCCGTCAAAATACTTCATAACGCATTGCTTTTCCATCAGGTAAGTTGCAACACAATCTCCTTGAATTGTGTTAAATGTCACCATATTGAACCGGGGCTGCAGATTTTGGACAAATGCAACAAATCCTGGATGCTCAACCATGTGAAGGGGGTAATCATGCATAATGATCATTCTAGCAATCTCATGGCGGCAACGATCTTGATCAAAAATTATGTAAGGAGTATTAGGGGATCTATAACGTCGCTTAGGTGCACTGCTAGCATTGCCAGCAGCATCACTTCCCCTTGAACGTGGAGTATATGAGCTGAACTGATTCTGATCTTGGCCGCGTAGAAGAGCTGGGCATGTCCCCTTAGCAATGTGGCGTTTAAGGTGGCTAGTACCAGCGACTTTTGAACCAGTGCTGTAGGCAAAACTTTGCTTGCATTGCATGCAGCATGCTCTTCTACATCCAGGACTGACTGTTTCTATGGTGAAGTGTTCCCAGACTATAGACTTCTTTTTCCTCCTCTTGCTTGGCTGAGTTTCTGGAGTAGGTTCCTCACTGTTCAATGGAGTTTCAGCATTTATTATCTCATAGCTGGGTATGTTGCTAGCGTTGACTATCTCATAGTGTGGTCGAGAATTAACTATCGGATGATCGTGTAGTGTTTCACTAGTTTGCAGCCCATAGTGAGGCAACAAATGAGAATTG
Protein-coding sequences here:
- the LOC106796714 gene encoding zinc finger BED domain-containing protein DAYSLEEPER encodes the protein MLSVEEDKVAATPDVKNAPVTTDFDPSNDLANLKNQSDHNVENSESQPDKDLSSSKAEVLPESETQASSGDANEGTLPKYELDNAEEPTNSESLGNNQSSNDEGPHSNQHVESEAPLNNPSASSEAPADDNVVSSEATLEQKPASEAPPSNQLLNSETLPNNGVLHSEHQSSDDVVVSETQQSYEVVLSETQQSYEVVLSETRQSNEAVLSETHQSNEAVFTEAQQSNEAVLSETQQSDEVILPETQQSDEAVLSETQQSDVAVLSETQQSDELITYETHPNNDVVMSDAQPNSEPIMSDTQPSSETVTRETQPSNEAVIHEAQHINDVVMSEALPENELVNSAADPNNQLSHPESLSQNHQFTNLHMIPEDQLPQPESLPNSDPLPSSEPMQDIHLTDIKPLPHNHLAQYDTLPSNHHMDHSEAVSNHQLTHSETLSHEQLANSHLLPHYGLQTSETLHDHPIVNSRPHYEIVNASNIPSYEIINAETPLNSEEPTPETQPSKRRKKKSIVWEHFTIETVSPGCRRACCMQCKQSFAYSTGSKVAGTSHLKRHIAKGTCPALLRGQDQNQFSSYTPRSRGSDAAGNASSAPKRRYRSPNTPYIIFDQDRCRHEIARMIIMHDYPLHMVEHPGFVAFVQNLQPRFNMVTFNTIQGDCVATYLMEKQCVMKYFDGLPGRVCLTLDVWTSSQSVGYVFITGHFVDSDWKLQRRILNVVMEPYPNSDSALSHAVAVCISDWNFEGKLFSITCGPSLSEVALGNLRPLLFVKNPLILNGQLLIGNCIAQTLSSVANDLLSSVHLTVKKIRDSVKYVKTSESHEEKFLDLKQQLQVPSERNLFIDDQTKWNTTYQMLVAASELQEVFSCLDTSDPDYKGAPSMQDWKLVETLCTYLKPLFDAANILTTATHPTVITFFHEVWKLQLDLSRAVVSEDPFISNLTKPMQQKIDKYWKDCSLVLAIAVVMDPRFKMKLVEFSFTKIYGEDAHEYVKIVDDGIHELFHEYVALPLPLTPAYAEEGNAGSHPRAGESPGGTLMPDNGLTDFDVYIMETSSHQMKSELDQYLEESLLPRVPDFDVLGWWKLNKLKYPTLSKMARDILSVPVSSVPPESVFDTKVKEMDQYRSSLRPETVEAIVCAKDWMQYGAAEASNAIVKMEF